The following DNA comes from Cellulophaga sp. HaHa_2_95.
TCATTTCTTGAATCTTATTTTCTCCAAAAATTCGTTGTCCTACTTCATAGGCTTCTTTCAGATCTGCAATAGGCTTTGTTTTAGAAACCGCAACTAAAGTTACAGCATCCGGTAGTGTGGCTTTAATCTTCTCTAAGTTACTAGCAATAGACATAAATTGTACTGTATTTATTTATTAAAGCTTTTAGCTACTTTTTCTGCTTTACGCGATTCTGAATAATCATAAAAGCCTTCTCCAGATTTTATACCAAGTTTTTTTGCAGTCACCATTTTTACAAGTAAGGGGCAAGGCGCATATTTAGGATTTTTAAACCCGTCGTGCATGACATTTAAAATAGACAGACAAACATCCAAACCAATAAAATCTGCTAATTGTAAAGGTCCCATAGGGTGTGCCATACCTAATTTCATTACAGTATCTATTTCTTCAACACCTGCAACGCCATTGTAAAGGGTTTCTATAGCCTCATTAATCATAGGCATTAAAATCCTATTAGCCACAAAACCAGGATAATCATTTACCTCGGTAGGTATTTTACCTAGTTGCACTGATAAATCCATTATGAGCGTTGTTACTTCATCAGAAGTAGTATACCCTCGGATTATTTCTACCAATTTCATGATAGGAACTGGGTTCATGAAGTGCATTCCTATCACTTTTTCTGGTCTATTCGTTACCGCAGCTATTTGAGTGATCGAAATAGACGAAGTGTTGGTCGCTAAAATTGTTTTAGCATCGGTCACTGCATCTAATTGTTTGAAAATTTTTAATTTCAATTCAATATTTTCGGTAGCAGCCTCCACGACTAAATCCATATTTTTAACGCCTTCTTCAAGTTGCGTATAGGTGGTGATATTTGCTAATGTATTCTTTTTATCCGCCTCAGAAATAACTTCTTTCGTTAGCATTCTATCTAAGTTCTTGGTAATTGTAGCCATCCCTTTTTCAAGTGAAGCTTCAGCAATATCAATTAGATGTACTTTAAATCCGTTTTGAGCAAATACATGTGCAATACCATTTCCCATAGTGCCTGCACCAATAACCGCAATATTTTTCATAATCAATGTTGTGTTTTTAATTTAAAAAGAAGCTATAATTTGTAATGCGACACGCAATGCATTGGTACCTTGTTCTAAACTTACCACAGGTACGGTGTCATTAACAATAGCATCTGCAAATGTTTCTAACTCATCTAAAATTGCGTTATTATTTTCAACATCAGGATTTTCAAAATATATTTGCTTTTTTACTCCTTCTGCATTCTGCAAAATCATATCAAAATCGCCTGGGTTCTCAGGAGCATCTTTCATTTTTACAACTTCTACCTTTTTTTCTAAGAAGTCTACAGCGATATAGGCATCTTTCTGAAAAAAGCGAGATTTACGCATATTTTTGAGAGAAATTCTACTTGCAGTAAGATTAGCTACGCATCCGTTTTCAAACTCTATACGAGCATTTGCGATGTCAGGAGAATTACTAATTACAGATACGCCGCTAGCATTAATATTTTTAACCTTTGAAGGTACCACACTTAAAATAGCATCAATATCATGAATCATTAAGTCTAATACAACAGGAACATCTGTTCCTCTAGGGTTAAACTCTGCTAGCCGGTGAGTTTCAATAAACATAGGATTATGTATATTATTTTTCACCGCAGTGAATGCAGGATTAAAACGTTCTACATGCCCAACTTGCCCCTTGACTTGGTGCTTTTTTTCTAAAAAAAGTAATTCTTCAGCTTCTTCAAGGGTATTGGTGATAGGTTTTTCTATGAAAATATGTTTTCCTTTTTCTATGGCTTTCTTAGCACAATCAAAGTGAGATAGGGTAGGAGTTACAATGTCTACTACATCAACAGCATCTATAAGTTTGTTGATATTATCAAAATAAGTATATCCAAATTCATCGGCCACCTTTTTGCCATTAATAGCATCTGGATCATAAAAACCAACTAAATTGTATTTTTCGGATTGATTTAGTAATCGCAAATGAATTTTGCCTAGGTGTCCTGCACCTAAAACGCCAACGTTGAGCATAAAAAAAATATTTTTTCAAAAATACGGATACTTAAATGTATTTGCAATCAGATTATTAAGATAAAGCTTGTTTTTAATTGATTGTTTTAAAAATATTAATAGAGATTTCTAGCACAGTTTTTTTAACTTCGTGGCACAAAACCAAACCCATTGAGAGATACACTAAAGCATAAAGGCATGCGAAATAAACTGGCGGAAACGCTAGTGGAAAAAGGCATAACAAGTAAGAGCGTTCTAGAAGCAATTAAAACAATTCCGCGTCATTTATTTTTAGACAGTAGTTTTGAAGATCATGCGTATCAAGACAAGGCTTTTCCTATTGGAGCAGAACAAACAATTTCTCAGCCGTATACTGTCGCATTTCAAACAGAACTTTTAGAATTAAAGCCTAATGCTAAAGTATTAGAGATTGGGACGGGGAGTGGGTATCAAACAGCCGTATTATTACATCAAAAAGCAAAAGTGTACACTATTGAACGACAATTAGAGTTGTTTAAAAAAACAAAGCTATTTTTTTCAAAAATGGGCTATAGACCTAAAAAATATATTTTTGGAGATGGTTACAAAGGATTGCCTGAAGAAGCACCTTTTGACGGAATTATTGTAACTGCAGGGGCACCTTATGTACCTAATCCATTATTAGCACAGTTAAAAATAGGAGGTAGGCTAGTAATTCCTGTAGGTGATGAAGAACAAGTGATGACTTTGTTTGTGCGAAAATCTGAAAAAGAATTTGAGAAAAAAGAGTTTGGTTCCTTCCGCTTTGTACCTTTATTAGAAGATAAAAATTAATAAAAAAAGAGCTTTAGTTATTAAAGCTCTTTTTTATGCGATCTAAATCTTTCTTATTGTCGCGGTCTTTCATTGTCTCTCGCTTGTCATAAAGCTTTTTACCCTTTGCCAAGGCAACATTGATTTTGGCTAGTCCTCTATCATTTAAAAATAAATTTAAAGGAACAATTGTTAAGCCCGTATTTTTTACTTCTTTTTCTAGTTTCTTAAGTTCGCCACGATTTAAAAGCAATTTACGTTCTGCTTTAGGTAAGTGATTGTAGTGCGACCCATGAGAGTATTCATCAATTTGCATATTGATAATAAAAAGTTCTCCACGGTCATTAAATTCACAGAAGCTTTCAGAAATAGAAGCCTTACTTAAACGTATAGATTTTATTTCAGTACCAGATAAAACTAATCCGGCGGTATACGTGTCTAAAATTTCAAAATCGAAACGTGCACGTTTGTTTTTTATATTTATTTTCTTTTGTATCACAACAACAAAAATAGTAACAATTAAATGATATGCAATTTAACCAATGGATTAATACTTTGATTAATTTTGTAATGACTTGTATACTTCTGCGATTAAGATAAAAATATACACCGATGAAATATTTTTTATTACTAGTAATATTAATGCTTTCTGCTTGTAAAAACACAACGGAAAAACAGTTGACGGCCGACGAAATTGTAGCGAAGAGTATCGTTGTAAGTGGCGGAGATCTTTATAAAACGAGTAAAATTGCCTTTAAATTTAGAGATAAAGAATATGAGTCAGATGCCAATGGGGCTATTCAAAAACGTAAGTTTTTTAGTGATTCTTTAAATTATATTGATATTAAAACAGCTTCTGATTTTCAACGCTATATTGAAGATACTCCAGTAGTCGTCTCAGACTCTTTAGCTTTTGTGTATAGTGAGTCTATAAATTCTGTGCATTATTTTGCGCAATTACCATACCATTTAAATGATAAAGCGGTGCATAGAAAGCTTCTAAAAGAAGAGACTATTCAAGATAAATCTTATTATTTAGTGCAAGTTACCTTTGATCAAAATGGTGGTGGTGCAGATTTTCAAGATACGTATTACTACTGGTTTAATAAAGAAACGTTTACACCGGATTATTTGGCTTATGATTTTCAAACCAATGGCGGTGGAGTACGGTTTAGAAAGGCTTATAATGAGCGCTATGTAAGTGGAATTCGGTTTGTAGATTATGAAAATTACAAACCCAAAGATGCTTCAGAAACAATACAAAATGTAGCAAATTTATTTGCTACAGGTCATTTAGAATTATTGTCTAAAATAGTCTTAGAAAATATCACCGTAGTTTTTGAAAATTAATCCATTTTTAAACGAATAGCTGTAGCTTTATCATCAATAATGCGCACAATAAATAAGCTGCTATTATCATAATCATCCATAGCAGGGTATTTCTCTTCGCCGAGCATTTTATTGACAAAATCTGGCGTGGTATTGCTATGTCCTACGACAAGTACATTTTCTCCTTCATGAATAATTTTAAAATCATCAACATTTAAAGTTGCAGGATCATAATTTTGAATGCTTAATTCTCTGCTTACTGCTGTAGGAGCAGCAGTCATCATTGTTCTTTCATAATCAGTACTATAAATGGTGTTTAAATCTATTTCACTAAAAACACGTTCCCATCTAATGGCTCTTCCTAATCCATCTTGATTTAATTCAGGATCTCTATTGTCAGGATTACTTCTGTCTTTTTCTCCATGCCTAATAAAATAATAGGTAGAAATAACGCTTTCTTTAGGTGTTGATGTTACAACAGGCTTATCGTCTTTACAGCTTGTAAAGTTTAATAAAATAAGAGAGGCTAAAAGTATTTTAAGAGCTTTCATAAAGAGGTTACAATCATTTGCGTGAATAAAATAAACTACTAAATATAACTCAATATCTTTAAATATAGTATTTCTAAGTGCGCTTTTAAGTTTTATATCCCCTTTAAGTTTTAAATTTTCTAACAATTATGAATCAATTCGTAAGAAAATAATTTAAGCAAAAAATAGGTTGCAGATGGGCGCAAAGGGTTTTATCTTGCAAACTATAAAAATTGAGTATAAATAGTACATTATAAAGGATAAATCAGGCAAGATGAACAAGAAAATAGACCAGTTAGCGGCAGATAATATAAGAGCTTTAGCTATTTCTATGGTAGAAAAAGCAAATTCTGGACACCCAGGTGGACCAATGGGAGGCGCAGATTACATGCATATTTTGTATTCTGAGTTTTTTAATTATGATCCTTCTGATATGACATGGCCATTCCGTGACCGTTTTTTCATGGATGCAGGGCATTTATCGCCTTTAATGTACGCTCAGTACTATTTATTAGGGAATTTTGCTAAAACAGACGTGCAGAGTTTCAGACAATGGGGTTCTGTAACTCCGGGTCACCCTGAGGTAGATGTGAAAAGAGGAATTGAAAATACTTCTGGACCATTAGGGCAAGGACATACTATGGGAGTAGGAGCCGCAATTGCTGCTAAATTCTTGCAAGCAAGATTCGGTGATTGGATGAACCATAAGGTATATGGTTTTATATCTGATGGTGGTGTTCAAGAAGAAATTTCTCAGGGTGCAGGTAGAATTGCAGGTCATTTAGGCTTAAGCAATTTTATTATGTTTTATGATTCTAATGATGTGCAATTGTCTACAAAGACAGATGAAGTTACTTCTGAAGATACCGCAATGAAGTATGAAGCTTGGGGTTGGAAAGTTGTAACTATTGATGGTCATAACCATGACGAAATTAGAAAAGCATTGAAAGATGCTAATGCTGAAACTGAAAAGCCTACATTAATTATTGGTAAAACAATAATGGGTAAAGGATGTGTTACTGCTACCGGTGAAACATATGAAGGCTACACAGAATTACATGGTAAGCCTATTGGGGATACAGGAGCAGATTTTGTAAAAACATTAATTCATTTAGGAGCAAATCCTGAAGACGAATTTGCAATCTATGCAGATGTAGAAGCATCGTACAAAGAGATTATTACTAAGAAAATAAAAGAAGCTCAACTTAAAAAACAAGAAATTTTAGCTTGGAGAGAAGATAATAAAGAGTTGTCTACAAAACTAAATTCTTTCTTAGCGGGAGAACTTCCTGAGTTAGATTTTGAATCTATTGAAAATAAAGCAGGTCTAGCTACTAGAGCAGCTTCTGCAAACGTATTAGGATATTTAGCAGGAAAAGTAGAAAATATGATTGTTTCTTCTGCCGATTTATCTAATAGTGATAAAACAGACGGATTTTTAAAGAAAACACATTCGTTACAAAAAGGAAATTTTACGGGTTCTTTCTTACAGTCTGGGGTAGCAGAGCTTACCATGGCTACAATGGCTAATGGGATGGCCTTGCATGGAGGAGTAATTCCTGTAGTAGCAACGTTCTTTGTGTTTTCTGATTATATGAAACCAGCTATTCGTTTGAGTGCTATTCAAGAACTTCCTGTAAAATTTGTTTGGACGCATGATGCTTTTAGAGTAGGGGAAGATGGACCAACACACCAACCTATTGAACAAGAGGCTCAAATTCGTTTGCTAGAAAAATTAAAGAATCATAGCGGTGATGCTAGTTTTATAGCATTACGCCCTGCAGATTCTGCAGAAACTGTGGTTGGGTGGAAAATGTTGTTAGAAAATGATAAAGTCCCTTCTGGGTTAATACTTTCAAGACAAGGTATTAAAGATATAGTTGCAACGGGAGCTACTAGATATGAAGATGCACTACAAGCAGAAAAAGGTGGGTATTTGGTACATAAATCAGACAACCCAGCTATTACCTTAATTGCAAATGGATCTGAAGTTGCAACACTAGTAGAAGCAGCAGCTTTATTAGAAGAGAGAAAAGGAGTAAAAGTAAATATAGCGTCTATCATTTCTGAAGGATTGTTCAGAAAACAATCTAAAGAATATCAAAATAGTGTTATTGCTACAGATAAACCTATATTTGGTTTAACAGCCGGATTACCTGTTAATTTAGAAGGTTTGGCTGGTGCAAATGGAAAAGTGTTTGGTTTAGAGCATTTTGGATATTCAGCTCCTGCGACTGTTCTGGATGAAAAGTTTGGATTTACGGGAGAGAAGGTTTACGAACAGGTAGTATCTTTCTTAGGATAGTCTAAAAAAGTTTATAAAGTAAAAAGGTTTAACAGTGTTTGTTAGACCTTTTTTTATTGCTATAGGTTGTTGGTTTAGTTCGCGATAATATTGTTTATTCCCCAACGGGAACTGTAAAATAAAATGTAGCACCTTCACCTTCTTTAGTTTCTACACCAATAGTACCTCCATTATTCTCCACCATCTCTTTGCATAGTAATAAACCTAATCCAGTCCCTTTTTCTTTATTTGTACCATAGGCACTTTGCAAACTAGAATCGGGCTTAAAGAGCTTGTTTTTAACCTCAGGACTCATGCCTACGCCATTGTCTTGGATCATTACTTCCCAAAAGTTATTTTTTAAAGATGCATTAAGAACTATTTCTCCCCCGTTAGGGGTGAATTTTATACTATTATTCAATAAATTTCTAACAATTAAATTAAACTGATTTCGGTCACAATATATTTCGGCAACTTCGGGAACGTTGTTTCTTACAATAATGTTTTTCTGATTGGCATTTTCTTGTAATAAATGAATGCTATCATTCACACTCGTCTGTACATTTAAATTTTCCGGTTTGTTTACGAAGCCATTCATTTGAGATTTACTCCAATTCAATAAATTATTTAAAGTAAAAGACATCGCATCTACATCATTGTATAGCTTAGGAACAAAATTTAAAAAGTCATCTGGCTTTATATCTCCATTTTTGATTAATAAAAGTAAATTCATTAATGCATTGATTGGGGATCTTAAATCATGGCTTATAATTGAAAATAGCTTTTCTTGAGTTTCATTGGCATAGGTTAATTCTTGTTTGCTTTCTTCAAGAGTAGCAGCTTTTTGCTCTAACTGGTTATTAAGTTTTTTAATCAACTTGGTATTTTTGTAGACATAAAAAGAGATTAATATGGCTAAGAAGACAGCAAATAAACTAAAGATAATATATGTCTGTTGTTGCGCCAGTGCAGTTTTTGTTTGTTTCTTTAATTCTTCTTGTTCTAGCTCAAAGCTTGTTTTAGCTTTCAGCATGAGCAATGCATTTTTTTTATCTTTTAAAGCAGTACTATCCGTAATAGTTTTAAAGTTTTCAAAGTAGTTAAGTGCTAAAGCAATATTGTTTTTTTTCTTATTAATGAGGTATAATATTTCGGATAAGGTAGCAATACCTGCTTGGTATTTTTGTTTCTCCGCAATTTTTAAACCAGCAAGCGCTAAATCTTCTGCAGTATCATAATCTTGTAGTTGTAAGTAGCTTTTTGCCTTTCCGCTGAGCAAATCGGCCTTTCTAATTTGATCCTGAAGTTTTTTGTGGCTTTCTTCACTTAGCTCAAAATACTTTAAAGCTTCTTTAGGGTTCTTCTTTTCTAGATAAAGCTCCCCTTTGGTGATATAGGCAAAGGACAACCACTCCGGTTTCTTCTCTTCGGTAAAGATGACAATACTTTGATCCAAAAATTTAAGCGCCTTATCAAAGTTTTTATTTTTCACGTTTAGATATCCTAAATTGCTCTGAATGACTCCAATCCAGTGTTTTTTATTTAAAACTTCTGATAATTTCAAAGAATTTTCATAATACGGCACAGCTTCTTTGGTATCACCTAACAATAGGAACAATGTTGCTAGATTTGTATTTAGTTTCATCTCGCTGAGTAAATCCTTTTTGCTTTTACTCAATTCTAAGGCTGCTTGGTATATTTTATAGGCATTTTCATGATCTCCAGCGTGCATACGCATCATTGCTTTAACATTATACGCAGCTAATAACGTACTATCTGCGCTAACATCTTTAGAGAGTTTTATGGCATTGTTTATATACTCGAAAGATGCATCAGTTTGATTCGAAGTAATTGTAGATGAAAATGCTAGTGCTATATATGCCTTAGCCTGCCCTCGTTTATAATTTATGGATTTACTAAGTCTTATTGCGTCATTACTAAGTAAACTAACACTATCGTAATTGGAGTATATAAATTCCCAAGCCAATTTGTTTAATAAATTTATATATACAGTGTCTCTCTCCTTAGGGGTGTCATTCAGTTTGTAACTCTTAATTTGAGAAAGGATTTCATGTTTTTTATCTTGAGCTTGTAAAAATGAAATACTCAGGATAAAGTGAAAGAAAATATATAGAAGAAAGGTCTTGAATTTATAGTTCATTGCATACGAAGTAGATGGCTTCGTTTAAAGTAATGAAATAATTCGGAAATAAATAATTTTAGTTGATGCTATCTGGGTTTGTAGGCATGGTAAAGTAAAATGTAGTTCCTTCATTAGGAATGCTTTCTACAGAGATTTTCCCTCCATTTTTTTCGACCATTTCTTTACAGAGCAACAGGCCTAATCCTGTACCTTTTTCTTTATTTGTGCCATACGTACTATGCAAAGCAGAATCTGACTTAAAAAGTTTCTTTAGAACTTCTGGACTAATACCTACACCATTGTCTTTAATAGAAATTTCCCAAAATTGATTTTTTTCATCAGCGTGTATACGTATTTCTCCCCCAGAAGGGGTAAATTTAATACCATTGGTTACTAAATTTCTTACAATTAAATTAAACTGATTTACATCACAGTAAATTTCAGCTGACGTTGGCACGTTATTAACGATGGCTATTTTTTTCTGGTTAGCATTTTCTTGTAATAGTTGAATGCTGCTATTTACTTTTTCATGTATTTGGAAGGAAATAGGTTTGTTTACGAAGCCATTCATCTGAGATTTGCTCCAAGTTAATAGATTGTTTAAAGTAAATGACATAGCATCTACATCACTATATAGTTTGGGAACAAAATTTAAAAAGTCTTTGGGTTCAATATCTCCATTTTTAATTAATAGTAGTAGGTTTTTTAAAGCATTGATGGGAGATTTTAAATCATGGCTGATGATTGAAAAAAGTTTTTCTTGAGTTTCATTAGCGTATTTTAAAGTCTTTTCGCTTTTCTCAAGAGTAATTGTTTTTTCTTCTAATTGATAGTTTAAGTTGGTTATGGTCTTGTTGTTTCTGTAGCCATAATAGGCAATTAGAATTACTAAAAACACAATAAAGAGACTAAAAATTATATAGGTTTTTTGCTGTTTTATTGTTCTTTGGTTTTCCAATTTAAGATCGTTCTGTTGTTTTTGAAAATTAGTTTTAGCATTTAATAGAGCTAATGCGTTTTGTTTACTCTGAAGAGCTGTACTGTCTGTAATATTTTTAAATTTTTCTAAATAGAAAAGCGCTTCTTTTTGATTTTCTTTTTCTTTGTTTAATTGATAAAGAATTTCTGAAAAATTGGCAATTAATATTTGATTTTGATTATCAATTGATGATAGGTACCCTTTTTTTGCTAATTCTTCTGATTTTTCTAATTCATTTATTTGTTGATGATATTTGGTATAGCCTAAGAGTAAGTCTTGCTTTAGTTTTTCATCTATTAGATTTTTTTGTAGGCCTTTACTTAAGTCAAGATAACGAAGAGCCTCTTTAGTTTCATTTTTATTGAGAAGTATATTGGCTTTGGTGAGATAAGCATAAGCAAGCCATTCTTTCCGGTCTACTTCAATGAAAATTTGAATGCTTTCATCTAAAAAAATAATTGCTTTGTCAAACTGATGGGTTTTATTATATAAGAAGCCCAAATTACTTTTTACAACTCCCACCCAAAATTTATCTTCCAGACGATCTGTGATGGCAAGTGCTTTTATGTAAATCTTTATAGACTCATCATTGTCTCCTAATACAGAGAATAGTGTAGCTAGGTTGGAGTAGAGTTTTGTTTCTTCTAGGGGATGTCTGTTATTCTCACAAAGGAGTAAAGCGTTTTGGTACTGCTCGTAAGCTCCTTCATAATCGTTAACATAAGTTTTGTAAATAGCCTTAATATTATACGCAGAGATGAGTGTACTGTCTGCTTTAATTTTAGTACTTAATACTATGGCTTGGTCAATGTTGTCTAAAGTTTTTTCAGAGTCCTTACATGCAATGATTTCACTGAATGAGGAGGTTAGCAGTGCTTTTGCTTGACCTTGTTTGTAATTTATTTTTCTACTTAAATCTAAGGCTTCTGTGCTCAAAATTTTCACACTGTCATAGTTAGAATACCTTAATTCTCGACTTAATGCGTTAATT
Coding sequences within:
- the smpB gene encoding SsrA-binding protein SmpB, translated to MQKKINIKNKRARFDFEILDTYTAGLVLSGTEIKSIRLSKASISESFCEFNDRGELFIINMQIDEYSHGSHYNHLPKAERKLLLNRGELKKLEKEVKNTGLTIVPLNLFLNDRGLAKINVALAKGKKLYDKRETMKDRDNKKDLDRIKKSFNN
- a CDS encoding protein-L-isoaspartate(D-aspartate) O-methyltransferase, whose amino-acid sequence is MRDTLKHKGMRNKLAETLVEKGITSKSVLEAIKTIPRHLFLDSSFEDHAYQDKAFPIGAEQTISQPYTVAFQTELLELKPNAKVLEIGTGSGYQTAVLLHQKAKVYTIERQLELFKKTKLFFSKMGYRPKKYIFGDGYKGLPEEAPFDGIIVTAGAPYVPNPLLAQLKIGGRLVIPVGDEEQVMTLFVRKSEKEFEKKEFGSFRFVPLLEDKN
- a CDS encoding histidine phosphatase family protein; this encodes MKALKILLASLILLNFTSCKDDKPVVTSTPKESVISTYYFIRHGEKDRSNPDNRDPELNQDGLGRAIRWERVFSEIDLNTIYSTDYERTMMTAAPTAVSRELSIQNYDPATLNVDDFKIIHEGENVLVVGHSNTTPDFVNKMLGEEKYPAMDDYDNSSLFIVRIIDDKATAIRLKMD
- a CDS encoding 3-hydroxyacyl-CoA dehydrogenase family protein codes for the protein MKNIAVIGAGTMGNGIAHVFAQNGFKVHLIDIAEASLEKGMATITKNLDRMLTKEVISEADKKNTLANITTYTQLEEGVKNMDLVVEAATENIELKLKIFKQLDAVTDAKTILATNTSSISITQIAAVTNRPEKVIGMHFMNPVPIMKLVEIIRGYTTSDEVTTLIMDLSVQLGKIPTEVNDYPGFVANRILMPMINEAIETLYNGVAGVEEIDTVMKLGMAHPMGPLQLADFIGLDVCLSILNVMHDGFKNPKYAPCPLLVKMVTAKKLGIKSGEGFYDYSESRKAEKVAKSFNK
- a CDS encoding DUF6503 family protein codes for the protein MKYFLLLVILMLSACKNTTEKQLTADEIVAKSIVVSGGDLYKTSKIAFKFRDKEYESDANGAIQKRKFFSDSLNYIDIKTASDFQRYIEDTPVVVSDSLAFVYSESINSVHYFAQLPYHLNDKAVHRKLLKEETIQDKSYYLVQVTFDQNGGGADFQDTYYYWFNKETFTPDYLAYDFQTNGGGVRFRKAYNERYVSGIRFVDYENYKPKDASETIQNVANLFATGHLELLSKIVLENITVVFEN
- a CDS encoding ATP-binding protein encodes the protein MKCNYSTLIAVLIFCTFLNIPKLTAQGKKQEIISKIKAHRLQGKEKDSSYINLINALSRELRYSNYDSVKILSTEALDLSRKINYKQGQAKALLTSSFSEIIACKDSEKTLDNIDQAIVLSTKIKADSTLISAYNIKAIYKTYVNDYEGAYEQYQNALLLCENNRHPLEETKLYSNLATLFSVLGDNDESIKIYIKALAITDRLEDKFWVGVVKSNLGFLYNKTHQFDKAIIFLDESIQIFIEVDRKEWLAYAYLTKANILLNKNETKEALRYLDLSKGLQKNLIDEKLKQDLLLGYTKYHQQINELEKSEELAKKGYLSSIDNQNQILIANFSEILYQLNKEKENQKEALFYLEKFKNITDSTALQSKQNALALLNAKTNFQKQQNDLKLENQRTIKQQKTYIIFSLFIVFLVILIAYYGYRNNKTITNLNYQLEEKTITLEKSEKTLKYANETQEKLFSIISHDLKSPINALKNLLLLIKNGDIEPKDFLNFVPKLYSDVDAMSFTLNNLLTWSKSQMNGFVNKPISFQIHEKVNSSIQLLQENANQKKIAIVNNVPTSAEIYCDVNQFNLIVRNLVTNGIKFTPSGGEIRIHADEKNQFWEISIKDNGVGISPEVLKKLFKSDSALHSTYGTNKEKGTGLGLLLCKEMVEKNGGKISVESIPNEGTTFYFTMPTNPDSIN
- a CDS encoding tetratricopeptide repeat protein → MNYKFKTFLLYIFFHFILSISFLQAQDKKHEILSQIKSYKLNDTPKERDTVYINLLNKLAWEFIYSNYDSVSLLSNDAIRLSKSINYKRGQAKAYIALAFSSTITSNQTDASFEYINNAIKLSKDVSADSTLLAAYNVKAMMRMHAGDHENAYKIYQAALELSKSKKDLLSEMKLNTNLATLFLLLGDTKEAVPYYENSLKLSEVLNKKHWIGVIQSNLGYLNVKNKNFDKALKFLDQSIVIFTEEKKPEWLSFAYITKGELYLEKKNPKEALKYFELSEESHKKLQDQIRKADLLSGKAKSYLQLQDYDTAEDLALAGLKIAEKQKYQAGIATLSEILYLINKKKNNIALALNYFENFKTITDSTALKDKKNALLMLKAKTSFELEQEELKKQTKTALAQQQTYIIFSLFAVFLAILISFYVYKNTKLIKKLNNQLEQKAATLEESKQELTYANETQEKLFSIISHDLRSPINALMNLLLLIKNGDIKPDDFLNFVPKLYNDVDAMSFTLNNLLNWSKSQMNGFVNKPENLNVQTSVNDSIHLLQENANQKNIIVRNNVPEVAEIYCDRNQFNLIVRNLLNNSIKFTPNGGEIVLNASLKNNFWEVMIQDNGVGMSPEVKNKLFKPDSSLQSAYGTNKEKGTGLGLLLCKEMVENNGGTIGVETKEGEGATFYFTVPVGE
- a CDS encoding transketolase gives rise to the protein MNKKIDQLAADNIRALAISMVEKANSGHPGGPMGGADYMHILYSEFFNYDPSDMTWPFRDRFFMDAGHLSPLMYAQYYLLGNFAKTDVQSFRQWGSVTPGHPEVDVKRGIENTSGPLGQGHTMGVGAAIAAKFLQARFGDWMNHKVYGFISDGGVQEEISQGAGRIAGHLGLSNFIMFYDSNDVQLSTKTDEVTSEDTAMKYEAWGWKVVTIDGHNHDEIRKALKDANAETEKPTLIIGKTIMGKGCVTATGETYEGYTELHGKPIGDTGADFVKTLIHLGANPEDEFAIYADVEASYKEIITKKIKEAQLKKQEILAWREDNKELSTKLNSFLAGELPELDFESIENKAGLATRAASANVLGYLAGKVENMIVSSADLSNSDKTDGFLKKTHSLQKGNFTGSFLQSGVAELTMATMANGMALHGGVIPVVATFFVFSDYMKPAIRLSAIQELPVKFVWTHDAFRVGEDGPTHQPIEQEAQIRLLEKLKNHSGDASFIALRPADSAETVVGWKMLLENDKVPSGLILSRQGIKDIVATGATRYEDALQAEKGGYLVHKSDNPAITLIANGSEVATLVEAAALLEERKGVKVNIASIISEGLFRKQSKEYQNSVIATDKPIFGLTAGLPVNLEGLAGANGKVFGLEHFGYSAPATVLDEKFGFTGEKVYEQVVSFLG
- a CDS encoding Gfo/Idh/MocA family protein, which encodes MLNVGVLGAGHLGKIHLRLLNQSEKYNLVGFYDPDAINGKKVADEFGYTYFDNINKLIDAVDVVDIVTPTLSHFDCAKKAIEKGKHIFIEKPITNTLEEAEELLFLEKKHQVKGQVGHVERFNPAFTAVKNNIHNPMFIETHRLAEFNPRGTDVPVVLDLMIHDIDAILSVVPSKVKNINASGVSVISNSPDIANARIEFENGCVANLTASRISLKNMRKSRFFQKDAYIAVDFLEKKVEVVKMKDAPENPGDFDMILQNAEGVKKQIYFENPDVENNNAILDELETFADAIVNDTVPVVSLEQGTNALRVALQIIASF